From one Salinimonas iocasae genomic stretch:
- a CDS encoding DDE-type integrase/transposase/recombinase, whose product MAPEVLLDLSSRMELFPARSDERKNIVKSACDLYGVSKSTLYRQLRSVNKPKPLKRTDSGKSRVIPISEMEKYCEIIAALKIRTTNKNGRHISTNVAIDLLESTGVDSEYGFIKLEKGKLSKTTVNRYLAQFGLDKRNLIKNSPAVRFQARHSNECWQFDLSPSDLKSVDEPLWYDESKGLPILMLYSVVDDRSGVCYQEYRNVHGEDAGNALRFLFNAMSPKSDPDLPFQGIPHMIYMDNGPIARSRVFQSVMKYLGIDVKIHMPDSKDKRRKTARSKGKVERAFRTVKECHEVLYHLREPKNEVEANQMLSDYLKKYNDHQHRAEPHSRMEDWLQNIDGAVRQMCSWERFSSFAREPEKRKVGIDARIPVDGSVYEVDPDLAGEQVVLWWGLFDDELYVEHDGQRYGAYFPISGPIPLYRYRKFKQTKTEKRLGKLETLAKSLKLPDSENDENHQVILSMKNVVEPVPTREFDDPDPFNEKRFENILKAKLAISKYLGKPLTILAQGDRDMIDAILSESLDKEAVMKWIKEYFHNRSGEHAN is encoded by the coding sequence ATTGCGCCAGAGGTACTTTTAGATCTGTCTTCACGGATGGAGCTATTCCCTGCGCGTTCCGATGAGCGCAAAAACATTGTTAAATCAGCATGTGATTTATATGGTGTTTCCAAAAGCACTCTTTATCGGCAACTACGTTCTGTAAACAAGCCCAAACCACTGAAGCGCACAGATTCAGGCAAATCAAGAGTCATTCCTATATCTGAGATGGAGAAGTATTGCGAGATTATTGCCGCGTTAAAAATTCGCACCACCAACAAGAATGGACGGCATATCTCTACGAATGTTGCTATTGATTTGCTGGAAAGTACGGGTGTTGATTCAGAATACGGTTTTATCAAGCTAGAAAAAGGTAAGCTCAGCAAAACAACCGTTAACAGGTATCTAGCGCAATTTGGGTTAGACAAACGCAACCTTATTAAAAACTCGCCGGCCGTCAGGTTTCAGGCTAGACACAGCAACGAGTGCTGGCAATTTGATTTAAGCCCTTCTGACTTAAAAAGTGTAGACGAACCGCTTTGGTATGACGAATCTAAAGGTCTGCCTATTTTAATGCTTTACTCTGTCGTTGATGATAGAAGCGGCGTTTGTTATCAGGAATACCGAAATGTTCACGGTGAAGACGCAGGTAACGCGCTGCGCTTCCTTTTTAATGCCATGTCCCCCAAGTCAGACCCAGATCTGCCCTTCCAAGGGATCCCACACATGATTTACATGGACAACGGGCCAATTGCACGAAGTCGGGTGTTTCAGTCTGTGATGAAGTACTTAGGCATTGATGTGAAGATACATATGCCAGATAGCAAGGATAAACGGCGAAAAACTGCTAGATCAAAAGGTAAAGTAGAAAGGGCCTTTCGCACAGTAAAAGAATGCCACGAGGTCCTTTATCACTTGCGAGAGCCAAAGAACGAAGTCGAAGCTAATCAGATGTTGAGCGATTATCTGAAGAAATATAACGACCATCAACATCGAGCAGAGCCACATTCTCGGATGGAGGACTGGCTTCAGAATATCGACGGTGCTGTTAGACAAATGTGCAGCTGGGAGCGTTTTTCATCTTTCGCACGCGAACCTGAAAAACGGAAAGTAGGTATTGATGCCAGAATTCCCGTTGACGGCAGTGTATATGAGGTAGATCCCGACCTCGCAGGTGAACAAGTCGTACTTTGGTGGGGCCTGTTTGACGACGAATTGTATGTTGAACATGATGGACAACGATACGGTGCTTATTTCCCGATCAGTGGTCCAATTCCGTTGTACCGATATCGTAAGTTTAAACAAACCAAAACAGAGAAGCGGCTTGGAAAACTCGAAACGCTAGCAAAGTCACTTAAATTACCGGACTCTGAAAACGATGAGAATCACCAAGTTATTTTGTCAATGAAGAACGTAGTTGAGCCAGTACCAACGCGAGAATTTGATGATCCAGACCCGTTTAACGAAAAGCGGTTTGAAAACATACTGAAAGCCAAGCTTGCCATATCCAAGTATTTAGGTAAACCCTTGACAATACTTGCGCAAGGCGACAGAGATATGATTGATGCTATTTTGTCTGAGTCTTTAGATAAAGAGGCTGTCATGAAATGGATAAAAGAATATTTCCATAATAGGAGTGGAGAACATGCAAATTGA
- a CDS encoding helix-turn-helix domain-containing protein: protein MKINTPKDLSALLRDARKAKKMNQAELAKQIGVYQRVISNCETMPEKMSVDMLLKLSAALNLDIKVELPQNTITKRSLSF, encoded by the coding sequence ATGAAAATAAACACCCCTAAAGATCTGAGTGCACTGTTAAGGGATGCTCGTAAAGCCAAAAAAATGAATCAAGCTGAGCTTGCTAAGCAAATCGGTGTTTATCAACGCGTAATTTCTAACTGTGAAACCATGCCTGAAAAAATGTCGGTCGATATGCTACTTAAACTTAGCGCGGCATTAAATCTGGATATCAAAGTAGAGCTACCGCAAAATACTATTACTAAACGGTCGCTGTCTTTCTAA
- a CDS encoding type II toxin-antitoxin system HipA family toxin translates to MGRKSHTQTLYCSMNGYVVGQLFLKSGRMSFKYAPEWMSMEGSRAISLSLPMQMSEIKTDAVHAYFDNLLPDADAIRQHMVDRLGANSSKPFDLLAEVGKDCVGALTFTNQPPEEEMPPLAMTPLSEAQVAETIREARLEKMLGMNSDEDFRISLAGAQEKTALTWWNNTWCRPHQSTPTTHIFKPPIRHHENLRIDLSSSVDNEWFCLAFMRHLDITVAQAEIAQFEDQKVLVVERFDRRLQRDNILRLPQEDFCQALGMASGSKYEENGGPGAAAIMDLLSHSSNAYADRLAFFQSQVVFWLLAAIDGHAKNFSISLNADGFRLTPFYDVISAYPYFGQGNIQRQKIKMAMKVHSKNTHYRWHDITARHWLAHGIYLGLSQDDTLSILSFLTDNIETALAQTFEEANAHFDVAVGTSIADGALACKRKVVALLNS, encoded by the coding sequence ATGGGAAGGAAATCACATACTCAAACCCTTTACTGTTCAATGAACGGCTATGTAGTAGGGCAGCTATTCCTAAAAAGTGGGCGAATGAGCTTTAAATACGCTCCTGAGTGGATGAGCATGGAAGGTAGCAGAGCAATATCGCTTAGTTTACCTATGCAGATGTCCGAAATAAAAACCGATGCGGTTCACGCTTATTTTGATAACCTGTTACCGGATGCCGATGCTATTCGCCAGCACATGGTTGACCGGCTCGGCGCCAACAGCAGCAAGCCATTTGATTTGCTCGCCGAAGTAGGAAAAGATTGTGTAGGTGCATTAACCTTCACGAATCAGCCCCCGGAAGAGGAAATGCCGCCTTTGGCAATGACGCCACTTTCAGAAGCCCAGGTGGCAGAAACAATCCGAGAAGCGCGGCTTGAAAAAATGCTGGGAATGAACTCAGATGAAGATTTTCGTATCTCCTTGGCCGGCGCTCAGGAAAAAACGGCGCTGACGTGGTGGAATAACACGTGGTGCCGGCCGCATCAATCAACCCCGACCACCCATATCTTTAAACCGCCAATTCGACACCATGAAAACCTACGCATTGATTTGTCATCGAGCGTAGACAATGAATGGTTTTGTCTGGCCTTCATGCGCCATCTGGATATAACGGTTGCACAGGCTGAGATTGCACAATTTGAAGATCAAAAAGTCCTGGTCGTTGAACGCTTTGATAGACGGTTACAGCGCGATAATATCCTTAGGTTGCCGCAGGAAGATTTCTGCCAGGCGTTGGGCATGGCCAGCGGCTCGAAATATGAGGAAAACGGCGGTCCCGGGGCAGCAGCAATTATGGATCTACTTAGCCATTCATCCAATGCTTATGCTGACAGGCTCGCTTTTTTCCAGTCTCAGGTTGTTTTCTGGTTACTTGCAGCCATCGACGGCCACGCGAAAAATTTTAGTATTTCGCTTAATGCCGATGGGTTCCGGCTGACGCCGTTCTACGATGTGATCAGTGCTTATCCTTATTTTGGTCAGGGAAACATTCAGCGTCAGAAGATAAAAATGGCGATGAAGGTGCATAGTAAAAACACACACTACCGTTGGCATGATATCACCGCGCGACATTGGTTAGCTCATGGCATTTACTTAGGCCTGAGCCAAGACGACACTCTTAGCATATTGTCGTTTTTAACGGATAACATTGAAACAGCACTTGCACAAACCTTCGAAGAGGCAAACGCACATTTTGATGTGGCGGTGGGAACATCGATAGCTGATGGGGCTCTAGCGTGCAAACGCAAAGTCGTTGCATTATTGAATAGCTAA
- a CDS encoding DNA replication terminus site-binding protein — translation MNLLQLYMTDIESGLNELCELVRKYAQPEGAVIFSLPRISKEDEARLIADDYDAIPVTPLYGQFAINEAIRAYKDMYVIESDISRRFVQKYPGLIPLSCSWGELAAAVDKVNQAKMNFRNEVQKYDDAAEKFFEVHDRFNYLITTMAYRRIYAYEGDHKGFYFNWSRRPRVETHTASQWIEKLNSARYTIPPNHSKSSWNALVDQEQQLIADCGSEKLSMRRPIKLRPECSVRDANGIMKGYSAGLPFLLAGHTGKQNFTVLQDYTRKPAHKSSAKWQLVVERPRLYKASTGA, via the coding sequence GTGAACTTACTGCAGTTGTACATGACCGATATAGAAAGTGGGCTTAACGAGCTCTGTGAATTGGTTCGCAAGTACGCACAACCGGAGGGGGCCGTTATATTTTCGCTCCCCCGAATCAGTAAAGAGGATGAAGCACGACTCATCGCTGATGATTACGATGCGATACCAGTAACGCCCCTTTATGGCCAATTCGCCATCAATGAGGCTATTCGCGCTTACAAGGATATGTATGTTATCGAGAGTGACATTTCACGTCGTTTTGTCCAAAAGTATCCTGGCCTTATCCCGCTAAGCTGTAGCTGGGGGGAGCTGGCGGCAGCTGTGGACAAAGTTAACCAGGCGAAAATGAACTTTCGTAACGAAGTTCAAAAGTATGATGATGCCGCAGAAAAGTTTTTTGAAGTGCACGACCGGTTTAACTACCTAATCACAACCATGGCTTATCGCCGAATATATGCCTATGAAGGCGATCATAAAGGGTTCTATTTTAACTGGTCTCGCCGCCCCCGGGTTGAAACTCATACCGCATCGCAGTGGATAGAAAAGTTGAATAGCGCTCGTTACACCATCCCTCCTAACCATTCAAAATCATCCTGGAATGCGCTGGTGGATCAGGAGCAGCAATTAATCGCTGATTGCGGTTCAGAGAAGCTCAGCATGCGCAGACCAATCAAGTTACGTCCGGAGTGCTCTGTGCGTGATGCCAATGGCATTATGAAGGGCTACAGCGCCGGCCTGCCTTTCTTATTGGCTGGACACACCGGGAAACAAAATTTCACAGTCCTTCAGGATTACACGCGAAAGCCAGCGCACAAGAGCAGTGCCAAATGGCAGTTGGTCGTAGAGCGGCCAAGGTTGTATAAGGCAAGTACAGGCGCATAA
- a CDS encoding ExeA family protein has protein sequence MQIEVMEHFGIKKYFRDADFFETDTAKRLFRQLKKIIPEGQLIALTGVVGIGKTTYLEKIQKQLAAEKNVIVAKSLSVEKSKTNLTTLITALFYDVSGDNGYRVPKLGEKRERDLQELIKKSKKPVVLFCDEAHDLHHRTLTGLKRLMEVIHEGGGKLSIVLAGHPKLKNDLKSPTMEEVGYRTVTMSLDASQGILRDYIYWLLDKCTNDNVKPKDVIEDQAVDYLTEHLSTPLQVEQHLTLALEEAYKVGIKPINVDLLEETLSSRIDEIEPTLIRHGYNERVIAEQFRYRPSEIRKLFSGGLEPNRAKEMTAEMREAGLPI, from the coding sequence ATGCAAATTGAAGTCATGGAACACTTTGGTATAAAGAAGTATTTTCGTGATGCAGACTTCTTTGAAACTGACACGGCCAAAAGGTTATTCAGACAACTCAAAAAGATCATACCTGAAGGCCAGCTCATCGCACTGACTGGTGTTGTCGGTATTGGCAAAACTACCTACCTAGAAAAAATACAAAAACAATTAGCTGCTGAAAAAAATGTGATAGTCGCAAAGTCACTCTCAGTGGAAAAATCCAAGACAAATTTAACCACTTTGATCACAGCGTTGTTTTACGATGTTTCAGGTGATAATGGCTATCGGGTACCAAAGCTTGGCGAAAAGCGCGAGCGAGATTTGCAGGAGCTCATCAAGAAGAGTAAAAAGCCTGTTGTGTTATTTTGTGATGAAGCCCATGACCTGCACCATCGCACACTGACAGGTCTTAAACGCCTAATGGAAGTCATCCATGAGGGCGGCGGCAAGTTATCTATTGTATTGGCGGGCCACCCTAAACTTAAAAATGACCTGAAATCTCCCACAATGGAAGAAGTTGGCTACCGCACGGTTACCATGTCTCTCGATGCCTCGCAGGGTATTTTACGCGACTATATTTACTGGCTCCTGGATAAATGCACCAATGACAATGTAAAACCAAAAGACGTTATTGAAGACCAAGCAGTGGATTATCTAACTGAACATCTCAGTACGCCTCTTCAGGTAGAACAACATCTAACATTAGCCCTAGAAGAAGCTTACAAAGTCGGTATAAAACCTATCAATGTTGACCTTTTGGAGGAAACACTGTCTAGCCGCATAGATGAAATTGAACCGACACTTATCAGGCATGGTTACAATGAGCGCGTCATTGCTGAACAATTCCGCTATCGCCCATCCGAAATAAGAAAATTATTCTCTGGAGGGCTAGAACCAAATAGAGCGAAAGAAATGACAGCTGAAATGCGTGAAGCAGGACTGCCAATTTAG